The Bosea sp. 685 DNA window CAGGGCATCGGCCGCGCCGTCGCCGAGCGTTTCGCCGCCAGCGGTGCCAAGGTCGCGATCTGGGATCTCGACGGCGATCTCGCGCGCAAGGCCGCAGCCGAGATCGGCGGCGAGGCGACGGGCCTCGCCATCGACGTGACGGACGCGGCCGCCGTGAAGGCGGCGAGCGACGCGCTGGACGCCCGGCATGGCAGCGTCGACATCCTCGTCACCAGCGCCGGCATCGCCGGCCCCAACCTCAAGACCTGGGAATACCCGCTGGAGGAATGGGCGCGGGTCATGCGCCTCAATGTCGACGGCACGCTGCATTGCTGCCAGGCGGTGATCCCGGGGATGATCAAGCGCAATTACGGCCGCCTCGTCCTGGTCGCCTCGATCGCCGGCAAGGAAGGCAATCCCAACGCCTCGGCCTATTCCGCCTCAAAAGCGGCGGTGATCGCGCTGACGAAGTCTCTCGGCAAGGAATTGGCGACGCAGGACATCGCGGTGAATTGCATCACCCCGGCCGCAGCCCGCACCCGCATCTTCGACCAGATGAGCGAAGAGCATATCGGCTACATGCTCGCCAAGATCCCGCGCGGGCGCTTCCTGCTGCCCGACGAGGTCGCCGCCATGGTCGCCTTCCTCGCCTCGGCCGAGAACAGCTTCACCACCGGCGGCGTTTTCGATCTTTCAGGCGGCCGGGCGACTTACTAAGCTTGATGACATGACTCAGATGCTTCCCTCCGCCGCCGTGCTCGGCGCGCGCGCCTTTGCTGCGCTTCAAGGCCTCAACCGTTTCACCGACGAGCCGGGCAAGCTGACGCGGCTTTATCTCTCGCCGGCGCACAGGCAGGCGGCCGAGTGGACCAAGGGCGCCATGGAGGTAGCCGGACTGACCGCCTTCATCGACGCCGCCGGCTCCGTGCAGGGTCGGCGCGAAGGCGCGACGCCCGGCCTGCAGGCGGTGATGATCGGCTCGCATATCGACACGGTGAAGGATGGCGGGCGCTTCGACGGCAATCTCGGCGTCGTCGCCGGCATCCTGGCGGCGCAGGCCTTGCGGGATGCAGGCATCGTCCTGCCCTTCGCGCTCGAGGTCGTGGCCTTCGGCGATGAGGAGAATGTCCGCTTCCCCACTCATCTCTCGACCTCCTGCGCGCTCGCCGGCGATCATGATCCGGCCTCGCTCGAGGCGCGCGATTCCGATGGGACGCGGCTCGCCGACGCGCTCGTCGCCTTCGGCGGCGATCCCTCCGCCATCGCCAAGCTGGCTCGCAAGCCCGGCTCGGTGAAGGCCTATCTCGAAGTCCATATCGAGCAGGGCCCGGTGCTCGAGGCCGAGAACGAGGCGGTCGGCATCGTCACCGCGATCAACGCGCAAAGCCGCGCGCGCATCCGCGTCACCGGCGAGGCCGGCCATGCCGGCACGGTGCCGATGAGCCTGCGCAAGGATGCGCTTGCTGCCAGCGCCGAGATGGTGCTGGCGCTTGAGGCGATCGCGGCGGCCCATGACCAGGCGGTCGGCACGGTGGGCGTGCTGCGGCCCGACCCCGGCGCCACCAATGTCGTGCCCGGAGCCGTCGATTTCACGATCGATTTCCGCAGCCCCTCGAACGAGACGCTCGCGCTGGTGGAGGCCGATATCCGCGCCCGCTTCGCCGAGATCGCGGCGCGCCGGGGCGTGACGATGGCGCTGACGCCCTACGCCAAGGCCGAGGCCGTGCCGATGGATGAGGGCCTGCAGGCGGCTTTCGCTGCAGGCATTGCCCGCACGGGCGCGAATCTGAGCGCGCGGCGGTTGCCATCGGGGGCCGGCCATGACGCCATGACGATGGCGAAGCTCTGTCCGGCCGCGATGCTGTTCGTCCGCAACGAGAGGGGCATCAGCCATTCGCCGCTGGAGAATATGACCGAGGCCGATGCCGGTATCGCGATCCGCGTGCTATTGGAGACGCTGCTGGAACTCGCGCGCCGGGAAGCTTGAGGCGCGATCGGGGCATTTCCCCCGCGACACCGCGTGCCATTTCGCGCCTGCGCCGGTTTGCGTAGGAAGTAGGCCGTCAGGAGGCTTCCGATGGACTACGAGAACTTCTTTCGTGCAGAGCTCGACGGGCTCCACAGGGAAGGCCGCTACCGGGTCTTCGCCGATCTCGAACGCCATGCCGGCCATTTTCCGCGCGCGACCTATCACGGCACGCAGGGCCCGCGCGACGTCACCGTCTGGTGCTCGAACGACTATCTCGGCATGGGCCAGCATCCCGATGTGCTCGCCGCGATGCATGGCGCCCTCGATGGCTGCGGCGCCGGCGCCGGCGGCACGCGCAACATCGCCGGCACCAAC harbors:
- a CDS encoding SDR family NAD(P)-dependent oxidoreductase; translated protein: MNQIDLRNRVAIVTGGAQGIGRAVAERFAASGAKVAIWDLDGDLARKAAAEIGGEATGLAIDVTDAAAVKAASDALDARHGSVDILVTSAGIAGPNLKTWEYPLEEWARVMRLNVDGTLHCCQAVIPGMIKRNYGRLVLVASIAGKEGNPNASAYSASKAAVIALTKSLGKELATQDIAVNCITPAAARTRIFDQMSEEHIGYMLAKIPRGRFLLPDEVAAMVAFLASAENSFTTGGVFDLSGGRATY
- a CDS encoding allantoate amidohydrolase, giving the protein MLPSAAVLGARAFAALQGLNRFTDEPGKLTRLYLSPAHRQAAEWTKGAMEVAGLTAFIDAAGSVQGRREGATPGLQAVMIGSHIDTVKDGGRFDGNLGVVAGILAAQALRDAGIVLPFALEVVAFGDEENVRFPTHLSTSCALAGDHDPASLEARDSDGTRLADALVAFGGDPSAIAKLARKPGSVKAYLEVHIEQGPVLEAENEAVGIVTAINAQSRARIRVTGEAGHAGTVPMSLRKDALAASAEMVLALEAIAAAHDQAVGTVGVLRPDPGATNVVPGAVDFTIDFRSPSNETLALVEADIRARFAEIAARRGVTMALTPYAKAEAVPMDEGLQAAFAAGIARTGANLSARRLPSGAGHDAMTMAKLCPAAMLFVRNERGISHSPLENMTEADAGIAIRVLLETLLELARREA